A portion of the Sphingobacterium spiritivorum genome contains these proteins:
- the pyrE gene encoding orotate phosphoribosyltransferase has product MNNLNEVEQKVAESLLQIKAIKLQPKSPFTWASGWRSPIYCDNRITLSYPAIRTYIRQKLSKLIQEEFGSVDMISGVATAGIPQGVLVAQDLGLPFTYVRSSAKDHGRQNLIEGEVVSGQRVVVVEDLVSTGKSSLQAVKALREAGCNVVGLVSIFSYGFDEAVQNFAEAKCAFFSLCDYNALIQVAAERNYIMEEDVDILRQWRVSPSTWEATV; this is encoded by the coding sequence ATGAATAATTTAAATGAGGTTGAACAAAAAGTTGCTGAATCCTTACTGCAAATTAAAGCAATTAAATTGCAACCTAAAAGTCCTTTTACATGGGCTTCGGGATGGAGATCACCAATTTATTGTGATAATCGTATTACATTGTCTTATCCGGCTATCCGTACTTACATCAGACAAAAACTTTCTAAACTCATTCAGGAGGAGTTTGGAAGTGTCGATATGATTTCCGGAGTTGCCACTGCAGGTATTCCTCAGGGAGTATTAGTAGCTCAGGATTTGGGCTTACCATTTACTTATGTTCGTAGCAGCGCAAAAGATCACGGTCGCCAGAATCTTATTGAAGGTGAAGTAGTGAGCGGACAGCGCGTGGTGGTAGTGGAAGATTTGGTATCTACAGGAAAAAGCAGTCTTCAGGCCGTAAAAGCTCTGCGTGAAGCGGGTTGTAATGTAGTTGGTCTTGTGTCTATATTCAGCTATGGCTTTGATGAAGCTGTACAGAATTTCGCAGAAGCCAAATGTGCTTTTTTCAGCCTATGTGATTATAATGCCTTAATTCAGGTAGCAGCAGAACGCAACTACATTATGGAAGAAGATGTTGATATCCTGAGACAATGGCGCGTAAGCCCATCTACATGGGAAGCAACGGTATAA
- a CDS encoding alpha-L-fucosidase, translating into MKKRTIIAVLLGLTVQLTAPAQQPTENKEKMEWFEDAKLGIFIHWGIYSVQGISESWAFFNNYINHENYMKQLNGFTASKYKPDEWAQLIHDAGAKYSVITTKHHDGVSLWDSKAEKAITIKKDAQAKKDVLDPFVKALQKTGLKTGLYYSLPDWSHPYYDVNTRTRKRYSLQDEPQRWANYVKYYQTQLNELSERYHPDLIWFDGDWEHNSEEWKAQQTLANLRKYNPNIIINSRLNHHGDYDTPEQGIPVVRPSAAYWELCYTMNDSWGYQAFDKHYKTPNMIVRTLVDCISMGGNLLLDIGPKEDGTIPQEQVSILKELGRWTGLHKEAVYGTRAGIPFENYQGKSSLSKDGKTVYLYLDAVKRVEHLTGISSALKGATVVGQSGIKIPYAQNGSAITLDLNTVKFDPAVTVLALHFDTKPTFIKAEPAATDINTLLKSKNTEEAVYQISKQLYSGHNLLKNNGITIDGLNMNLPGQKQANPAIVNWISKHAEALYETGAGIPDGHYAGLTALSADRQTLYLFVEGKPTGPVALKGLKNTVARIRVVGEGSMIDHDIYNKLYWSAIPGIVYINVPNERLDNHLSVIAVLLDKPVELYREKVGAIESNL; encoded by the coding sequence ATGAAGAAGAGAACTATTATAGCTGTACTGCTTGGGTTAACTGTTCAATTAACAGCACCTGCTCAGCAGCCAACAGAAAACAAAGAAAAAATGGAGTGGTTTGAAGACGCCAAACTCGGCATATTTATTCACTGGGGAATCTATTCTGTACAGGGAATTTCAGAGTCCTGGGCATTTTTCAACAATTACATCAATCATGAAAATTATATGAAGCAGCTAAATGGATTTACTGCTTCGAAATATAAACCGGATGAATGGGCACAACTGATACACGATGCAGGAGCGAAGTATTCAGTTATCACCACCAAACATCATGACGGCGTATCCCTGTGGGACAGTAAAGCAGAGAAAGCTATCACTATAAAAAAGGATGCACAGGCGAAAAAGGATGTATTAGATCCCTTTGTCAAAGCATTACAAAAAACCGGACTTAAGACCGGATTATATTATTCATTGCCCGACTGGAGTCATCCTTATTACGATGTAAATACCCGAACAAGGAAGCGCTACAGTCTCCAGGACGAACCCCAACGCTGGGCAAACTATGTTAAATACTATCAGACTCAGCTTAATGAATTATCTGAACGCTATCATCCGGATCTGATCTGGTTTGATGGAGATTGGGAACACAATTCAGAAGAATGGAAAGCACAGCAGACTCTGGCCAATCTGCGTAAATATAATCCGAATATCATTATCAACTCCCGTCTTAACCATCACGGGGATTACGACACGCCTGAACAGGGTATTCCGGTTGTCAGACCATCTGCAGCATATTGGGAGCTGTGTTATACCATGAATGATTCCTGGGGATACCAGGCTTTTGACAAACACTACAAGACACCCAATATGATTGTACGTACACTGGTAGATTGTATCAGTATGGGCGGTAACCTGCTGCTGGATATTGGCCCCAAAGAAGATGGTACTATTCCACAGGAACAGGTGTCTATTCTTAAAGAGCTTGGTCGCTGGACCGGACTTCACAAAGAAGCTGTATACGGTACACGTGCAGGAATTCCATTTGAAAATTACCAGGGCAAATCTTCTCTGTCAAAAGATGGAAAGACAGTTTACCTGTATCTGGATGCTGTAAAGCGTGTAGAACATCTGACAGGTATATCTTCTGCCTTAAAGGGAGCAACTGTTGTCGGACAATCCGGAATCAAAATTCCTTACGCACAAAACGGATCTGCTATAACACTGGATCTGAATACAGTCAAATTTGATCCGGCAGTTACCGTATTGGCACTTCATTTTGACACAAAACCAACCTTTATTAAAGCAGAGCCGGCAGCAACAGATATCAACACCTTGCTTAAAAGCAAAAATACAGAGGAGGCAGTTTATCAGATTTCGAAGCAACTTTATTCAGGTCATAACCTTCTGAAAAATAACGGTATTACCATCGATGGCCTAAACATGAACTTACCCGGGCAAAAGCAAGCAAATCCGGCTATTGTAAACTGGATCAGCAAACATGCTGAGGCCTTGTATGAAACAGGGGCAGGAATACCTGACGGACATTATGCAGGTCTTACCGCATTGTCAGCAGACAGACAGACGCTCTATCTGTTTGTTGAGGGTAAACCAACAGGTCCGGTTGCCTTAAAGGGATTGAAGAATACGGTTGCACGTATCCGTGTTGTAGGTGAAGGATCTATGATTGATCATGATATCTACAACAAACTATACTGGAGTGCTATTCCGGGAATTGTGTACATCAATGTACCCAATGAGCGTCTGGACAATCATCTCTCCGTTATTGCTGTCCTCTTAGATAAACCGGTAGAACTCTACAGGGAAAAAGTCGGGGCAATAGAAAGCAACTTATAG
- a CDS encoding SIR2 family NAD-dependent protein deacylase, translating into MKRIVVFTGAGISAESGLKTFRGNDGLWEGNRVEDVATPEAWQRNPALVQQFYNERRRQCLIAKPNSAHQALVKLEDQYHVDIITQNIDNLHERAGSKNILHLHGQITQSRSSKDPSCIYDIKGEELKMGELCKWGSQLRPNIVWFGEAVPAMIPAMRIAQQADILIVIGTSLQVYPAANLIHDILPHCEIFLIDPSADQYRVPERTVTIVAKASEGVPELVAQLLHQI; encoded by the coding sequence ATGAAAAGAATCGTTGTATTTACAGGAGCAGGAATTTCGGCCGAAAGCGGGTTAAAAACATTCCGGGGTAATGACGGCTTATGGGAAGGTAATCGTGTAGAGGATGTGGCCACCCCGGAAGCATGGCAGCGAAATCCTGCTCTGGTACAGCAATTTTATAATGAACGTCGCAGACAGTGTCTTATAGCCAAACCCAATTCTGCACATCAGGCATTAGTGAAGCTCGAAGACCAGTATCATGTGGATATTATTACACAGAATATAGATAATCTTCATGAACGTGCAGGAAGTAAGAATATTTTACATCTGCATGGACAGATCACACAGTCACGCTCATCAAAGGATCCGTCCTGCATTTACGATATCAAAGGAGAAGAACTAAAGATGGGGGAGTTGTGTAAATGGGGAAGCCAGCTAAGACCTAATATTGTATGGTTTGGAGAAGCTGTGCCGGCCATGATTCCGGCAATGCGGATTGCCCAGCAGGCAGATATACTGATTGTGATCGGAACATCACTTCAGGTGTATCCCGCAGCAAATCTTATTCATGATATCCTTCCGCATTGTGAAATATTCCTGATCGATCCATCAGCAGATCAGTATCGTGTACCGGAGAGAACTGTAACTATAGTTGCAAAAGCATCAGAAGGAGTGCCGGAATTAGTTGCGCAATTACTACATCAGATTTAG
- a CDS encoding winged helix-turn-helix transcriptional regulator, translated as MKYIGGKWKAVILIHLIEKKRYSELRKECKLITERTLSLQLKEMEEDGLIIRTVHTSKPPLKVDYELTEFGKTLIPLLEAVAKWGRETAAANNRIKVMPQ; from the coding sequence ATGAAGTACATAGGAGGTAAATGGAAAGCGGTAATCCTCATTCATTTAATCGAAAAAAAACGATATAGTGAACTGAGAAAAGAATGTAAGTTGATAACAGAAAGAACTTTAAGTCTTCAATTAAAGGAAATGGAGGAAGACGGTTTGATAATCCGTACTGTCCATACGAGCAAACCTCCTCTTAAAGTAGATTATGAATTGACGGAATTTGGTAAGACACTTATTCCTTTGCTGGAAGCCGTCGCAAAGTGGGGAAGAGAAACTGCGGCAGCTAATAACCGGATAAAGGTCATGCCACAGTAA
- a CDS encoding SRPBCC family protein — protein MTIIQSNTEINKSIAEVYLFLADFNNHEGLMPENIYNWSSTADEARFTIQNMAKLALKIELRTPNEEIVAVPSEKAPFDLTLRWRLISVSETETKANFVIEADLNMMMKMLASGPLQKLADHQTAKLKELLG, from the coding sequence ATGACCATTATTCAAAGTAATACAGAAATCAATAAGTCTATAGCTGAAGTATATCTGTTTTTGGCAGACTTCAATAATCACGAAGGACTGATGCCTGAAAATATTTACAATTGGTCATCTACAGCAGACGAAGCCAGATTTACTATCCAAAATATGGCCAAGCTGGCTTTGAAGATAGAACTGCGGACTCCCAATGAAGAAATAGTAGCTGTACCCAGTGAAAAAGCACCCTTTGATCTGACGCTTCGCTGGAGACTGATATCCGTATCAGAAACCGAAACAAAAGCTAACTTTGTGATAGAAGCAGATTTGAATATGATGATGAAAATGCTGGCTTCAGGTCCGCTTCAGAAATTAGCGGATCATCAGACAGCAAAACTAAAAGAACTGTTAGGATAA
- a CDS encoding RNA polymerase sigma factor — protein MSDKEVHNDLLPHLFRQEYAKMTAVLCRHFGLHDIEMAEDIANDTFLKASEYWAINGVPENPTAWLYTVAKNKTKDYFKHRDIFESRIKKEIKSDMPEAEHEFEYSDELIADSQLAMIFAVCNPANSQESQICLALQILCGFSIEEIANAFLIPAETVKKRLHRARTLLRNNSFQISGLTESQIKSRLEAVLKTLYLLFNEGYFSKSGKKQIKTDLCSEAARLTLFLTENPITNTAQTNALLALMCFQSSRLEARAGVNGESILFDDQDKSLWDQSLIQRGNYYLVHATANSASSPTKYHLEAAIAYWHTTETVTKWTNILQLYDQLILMESSPIAALNRVFAFAQVYGKDKAILEAKEHKLIKNSYYEALMGYLHTPADIDKSMVHYRQAIKLTKSLIEKQMLQKEVERLALSNSQH, from the coding sequence TTGTCTGATAAAGAAGTACATAACGATCTTTTACCTCACTTATTCCGACAGGAATATGCTAAAATGACGGCTGTTCTATGCCGTCATTTTGGTTTACATGATATTGAAATGGCAGAAGATATTGCAAATGATACTTTCCTGAAAGCCTCTGAATACTGGGCAATTAATGGTGTCCCTGAAAATCCAACAGCCTGGCTCTATACTGTAGCAAAAAATAAAACAAAAGATTACTTCAAACACAGAGACATTTTTGAATCCCGGATCAAAAAGGAAATAAAATCCGATATGCCTGAAGCTGAGCATGAATTTGAATACAGCGACGAATTAATTGCAGACAGTCAGCTGGCTATGATCTTTGCTGTTTGTAATCCTGCAAATTCACAAGAAAGCCAGATTTGTCTTGCGCTGCAAATTCTTTGCGGATTCAGTATAGAAGAAATCGCCAATGCCTTTTTAATACCTGCTGAGACTGTGAAAAAACGGCTGCATCGTGCAAGAACTCTTCTTCGGAATAACAGTTTTCAGATCAGCGGATTAACCGAATCACAAATTAAATCCAGACTGGAAGCTGTTCTCAAAACATTATACCTCTTGTTTAATGAAGGCTACTTTTCAAAATCCGGAAAAAAACAAATCAAAACTGACCTTTGTTCTGAAGCCGCAAGACTAACCTTATTCTTAACTGAAAATCCGATAACAAATACAGCACAGACAAATGCGCTGCTCGCATTGATGTGTTTTCAGAGTTCAAGACTGGAAGCAAGGGCAGGAGTGAACGGGGAGAGTATACTTTTTGATGATCAGGACAAAAGCTTATGGGATCAATCGCTGATACAGCGTGGAAATTATTATCTCGTACATGCTACAGCAAATTCCGCCAGTTCTCCTACAAAATATCATTTAGAGGCTGCCATTGCCTACTGGCATACCACAGAGACAGTTACTAAATGGACAAATATATTACAACTGTATGATCAGCTTATTTTAATGGAATCCTCTCCAATAGCAGCACTAAACAGAGTCTTTGCTTTTGCGCAGGTATATGGGAAAGATAAAGCAATACTAGAAGCTAAAGAACATAAATTAATCAAAAATAGTTACTACGAAGCGCTGATGGGCTATCTGCATACTCCCGCGGATATTGACAAATCAATGGTACATTACAGACAGGCTATTAAACTGACCAAATCTTTAATTGAAAAGCAGATGCTTCAAAAGGAAGTGGAACGCCTGGCGCTGTCAAATAGTCAACACTAA
- the trxB gene encoding thioredoxin-disulfide reductase, with amino-acid sequence MSQEREHIKCLIIGSGPAGYTAAIYAARADLKPVIYTGLVPGGQLTQTTDVDNFPGYPKGIMGPELMEDLKSQAERFGTEVRFGYVTKVNLESEIKEIEIDGSKVVTADTVIISTGATAKWLGLESEQKYNGFGVSACAVCDGFFFKNREVAIVGAGDTAAEEATYLAKLASKVHMLVRRDEFRASKAMVHRVMNTPNIEIHYNTEAVEILGDGQVVTGVKVINNQTQATTDIPVDGFFVAIGHKPNTELFTGVLDMDETGYLITKADSTQTNIEGVFACGDVQDHIYRQAITAAGTGCMAALEAERYLAAKEHAIAE; translated from the coding sequence ATGTCACAAGAAAGAGAACATATCAAATGTTTGATTATCGGTTCAGGTCCTGCAGGTTATACTGCTGCTATCTATGCAGCGCGTGCTGACCTCAAACCAGTTATATATACTGGTCTGGTACCGGGAGGACAATTGACACAAACTACAGATGTAGATAATTTTCCGGGATATCCAAAAGGTATTATGGGTCCGGAGTTAATGGAAGATCTCAAATCTCAGGCAGAACGTTTTGGCACAGAAGTTCGGTTTGGTTATGTCACCAAAGTGAATCTGGAAAGCGAAATAAAAGAGATAGAGATCGATGGGTCCAAAGTTGTTACTGCAGATACTGTTATTATTTCAACAGGAGCTACAGCAAAATGGCTAGGATTGGAAAGTGAGCAGAAATACAACGGATTTGGAGTCTCTGCCTGCGCTGTCTGTGACGGATTTTTCTTTAAAAACCGTGAAGTTGCGATTGTTGGGGCAGGAGATACAGCCGCTGAAGAAGCGACTTATCTGGCTAAACTGGCATCGAAAGTACATATGCTAGTTCGTCGTGATGAATTCAGAGCTTCTAAGGCTATGGTACATCGTGTTATGAATACTCCGAATATTGAAATTCACTACAATACTGAAGCAGTTGAAATTCTTGGCGATGGTCAGGTTGTTACAGGTGTAAAAGTGATCAATAATCAGACACAGGCCACTACAGATATTCCTGTTGACGGCTTCTTTGTTGCGATCGGACACAAACCAAATACAGAACTATTCACAGGTGTATTGGACATGGATGAAACCGGATATCTGATCACTAAAGCAGATAGTACACAGACGAATATTGAAGGTGTATTTGCATGTGGAGACGTACAGGATCACATTTACCGTCAGGCTATCACTGCTGCCGGAACAGGCTGTATGGCTGCATTAGAAGCAGAACGTTATTTAGCTGCTAAAGAGCACGCTATAGCTGAATAA
- a CDS encoding NUDIX hydrolase, with translation MNQSVLILTDFVPKNIENPQTIGIQEIDLEKLFTQSSQSTEPITYLYIHPEFEVVFKKILDKAKIIKAAGGLVENGEGGYLFIFRLGHWDLPKGKVEEAEKMKVAAVREVEEETGVKIDYLGPRLITTYHTYYMRGKFVLKATNWYRMGINKVPKLIPQHEEDITEAEWLTPSRLKKVRENTYPLILDVIKKIRK, from the coding sequence ATGAACCAATCTGTTTTAATTTTGACAGATTTCGTTCCTAAGAACATTGAAAACCCTCAAACAATTGGCATTCAAGAAATTGACCTGGAAAAACTTTTCACGCAGTCTTCGCAGAGTACCGAACCTATAACTTATCTGTATATCCATCCGGAATTTGAAGTAGTTTTTAAAAAAATATTGGATAAGGCAAAAATTATTAAGGCTGCCGGTGGTTTGGTTGAAAATGGTGAAGGAGGATATCTTTTCATTTTCCGATTAGGACACTGGGACCTACCAAAAGGAAAGGTTGAAGAAGCTGAAAAAATGAAAGTTGCAGCTGTGCGTGAAGTGGAGGAAGAGACAGGCGTTAAAATTGATTATCTGGGTCCAAGACTTATTACTACCTATCATACTTATTATATGCGCGGTAAATTTGTGCTGAAAGCAACCAATTGGTATCGCATGGGAATTAATAAAGTTCCTAAATTAATTCCACAGCATGAAGAGGATATTACAGAGGCAGAATGGCTCACTCCTTCCCGATTGAAAAAAGTAAGAGAAAATACCTATCCGCTGATTCTGGATGTAATCAAAAAAATCAGAAAATAA
- the rnhA gene encoding ribonuclease HI, which translates to MIELYTDGASSGNPGPGGYGTILRTRYSGENEAFKGKLIEKTFSEGFRRTTNNRMELMAVIIGLEALKSPQQQVTIYSDSKYVIDAIDKKWVYGWIQKGFQGKKNKDLWIRLMKSYKLHQVRLVWVKGHAGHPDNERCDQLAVAASKDKANWKIDSVFEQEEKALG; encoded by the coding sequence ATGATCGAATTATATACGGACGGAGCTTCGAGCGGTAATCCGGGACCGGGAGGTTACGGAACTATTCTGCGCACCCGTTATAGTGGTGAAAATGAAGCATTCAAAGGTAAACTGATTGAGAAAACTTTTTCTGAAGGGTTTCGCAGAACCACCAACAATAGGATGGAGTTGATGGCTGTCATTATCGGGCTGGAAGCATTAAAAAGTCCGCAACAGCAGGTAACCATTTATTCAGATTCAAAATATGTTATTGACGCCATTGATAAAAAATGGGTTTACGGATGGATACAGAAAGGCTTTCAGGGTAAAAAGAATAAAGATTTGTGGATACGTCTGATGAAAAGTTATAAGTTACATCAGGTGCGTCTGGTCTGGGTAAAAGGACATGCCGGGCATCCGGATAATGAGCGATGTGATCAACTGGCGGTAGCTGCATCAAAAGATAAAGCGAACTGGAAGATTGACTCTGTTTTTGAGCAGGAAGAAAAAGCGCTGGGATAA
- a CDS encoding YciI family protein encodes MKEFTLIFRLKDISDFQPSPEQMQERMSWLAGIAAQNKLADKGNTLLPSSGSAKTVKPDNIVTDGPYTEIKEFISGYIVVKAETIDEAIEMAKSNPVFKIGGSIEVREVLKRD; translated from the coding sequence ATGAAAGAATTCACATTAATCTTCAGACTAAAAGACATTTCTGATTTTCAACCTTCACCAGAGCAAATGCAGGAAAGAATGAGTTGGCTGGCTGGCATAGCGGCGCAAAATAAACTGGCGGACAAAGGAAATACTCTTTTACCTTCATCCGGAAGTGCTAAAACAGTAAAACCGGATAACATAGTCACTGACGGACCTTATACGGAAATTAAGGAATTTATAAGTGGCTATATTGTAGTAAAAGCAGAAACCATTGATGAAGCTATAGAAATGGCAAAAAGCAATCCGGTATTTAAAATTGGAGGAAGTATTGAAGTAAGAGAAGTTTTAAAAAGAGATTAA
- a CDS encoding nitroreductase family protein, producing MTFLKLAESRYTTKSYFPAQKISAEKIGTLKDIIRLSPSSINSQPWKFTFVSDEKVKSELAAASYWNAEKINQASHLVVFSAIDDIHAFEKQIAEHLPEGSVNYYNQFLKPKEERDIKSWLQHQVYLSLGFFLSACASLQIDSTPMEGIQNEEYDKILKSEGYKALFAVAIGYRNTADNNQPSLNPKSRLPFEQVIKSI from the coding sequence ATGACTTTTCTAAAACTTGCAGAAAGCAGATACACCACTAAAAGCTACTTTCCGGCACAAAAGATTTCAGCTGAAAAAATCGGAACATTGAAAGACATTATACGGTTAAGTCCGTCGTCCATAAACAGTCAGCCATGGAAGTTTACTTTCGTTTCGGATGAAAAAGTAAAAAGCGAATTGGCTGCAGCCTCTTATTGGAATGCTGAAAAAATCAATCAGGCCAGTCACTTGGTTGTCTTTAGTGCCATTGATGATATTCATGCCTTTGAAAAACAAATTGCAGAACACCTTCCGGAGGGTTCGGTAAACTATTATAATCAATTTTTGAAACCAAAAGAAGAGCGTGATATCAAAAGCTGGCTTCAGCATCAGGTATATCTTTCTCTTGGATTCTTTCTTTCGGCCTGTGCCAGCCTGCAGATAGACAGCACACCCATGGAGGGAATTCAAAATGAAGAATATGATAAAATTCTTAAATCTGAAGGGTATAAAGCACTATTTGCGGTTGCAATAGGATACAGAAATACGGCTGACAACAATCAACCATCCCTTAATCCTAAATCCCGTTTGCCGTTTGAACAGGTCATTAAGTCGATATAA
- a CDS encoding 3'-5' exonuclease, producing MELKLKRPLAFFDLETTGVNIPLDRIVEISILKVMPDGNKEVLTHRINPGMPIPAESSMFHGIYDEDVKDLPSFKELGQEIADFIGDADLAGYNSNKFDVPMLMEEFLRANIDFSLEGRNFVDVQNIFHQMEQRTLKAAYKFYCDQDLNNAHTAEADVTATYEVLKAQLSRYEDVIFEDKHGNQSKPVVNDVEALHAFTNLSKPVDFAGRIVYNEDGVEVFSFGKHKGRPVENVFEIEPSYYSWMMQGDFPLYTKKCLERIWTRFKENRKSAAPIPASTPEEKKQVKKDFQQKNNPSKGKAITTDMLKDLQSKFGK from the coding sequence ATGGAACTGAAATTAAAAAGACCATTGGCATTTTTTGACTTAGAAACCACTGGTGTAAACATCCCTTTAGATCGTATTGTTGAGATCTCTATTCTAAAGGTGATGCCTGACGGTAATAAAGAAGTGCTGACGCACCGTATTAATCCGGGAATGCCTATTCCAGCTGAATCATCTATGTTTCATGGTATCTACGATGAAGATGTAAAAGACCTTCCTTCATTTAAAGAACTGGGGCAGGAGATAGCAGATTTTATAGGAGATGCGGATCTGGCAGGTTATAATTCCAATAAGTTTGATGTTCCGATGCTAATGGAAGAATTTTTACGTGCAAATATAGACTTCTCACTGGAAGGCAGAAATTTTGTCGACGTTCAGAATATCTTTCATCAAATGGAGCAGCGCACACTAAAAGCTGCATACAAATTCTATTGCGATCAGGATCTGAATAATGCACATACGGCAGAAGCGGATGTCACTGCAACATACGAAGTGTTAAAGGCACAGTTGAGCCGTTATGAAGATGTTATATTTGAGGATAAGCATGGTAACCAGAGTAAGCCTGTAGTGAATGATGTAGAAGCACTGCATGCGTTTACGAATCTGAGCAAGCCCGTGGATTTTGCAGGTCGTATTGTATATAACGAAGACGGTGTAGAGGTTTTCAGTTTTGGCAAGCACAAGGGGCGTCCCGTAGAAAATGTATTTGAAATAGAGCCAAGTTACTATTCATGGATGATGCAGGGTGACTTTCCACTATACACGAAAAAATGCCTGGAGCGGATATGGACACGGTTTAAAGAAAACAGAAAGTCAGCTGCTCCAATACCAGCTTCCACACCTGAAGAAAAAAAACAGGTGAAAAAAGATTTTCAGCAGAAAAACAATCCGTCAAAAGGTAAGGCCATTACTACGGATATGTTAAAAGATCTGCAAAGTAAATTTGGTAAATAA